From Osmerus mordax isolate fOsmMor3 chromosome 7, fOsmMor3.pri, whole genome shotgun sequence:
cccTGCAGTCATTTATATAGTCAGAGCTGAGTTGGATAACTGTCTCTGTGGCTGAATGTGCTGTGTCATCTCAAATAGATATTCAGATGCATCTTGTTGTAATGCTCCCCCTCCAGGGCAGTGTTGGAAGGTGCTCTGAGCCGGGAGAACTACTCTCACAAGTTCCAGGTGCTGCTCtacctggaggagctgcagatGGAGGTGGACATTAAGAAGTACAACATGGAGGACCAGCCCATGCACTTTCTCCCCACCAATAAGAGGTTCCTGGTTCTCGATGTGAGTGGATGTGCGCGCGCACCAAGCGCACACCCTAGCAAGGACGCGGCACACAGCACTCATTAACGTCCACACTGAGAGGGTACACATCAAAAGGAACACAAAGAGCAGGCGTTTCAAATGGGCTGCACGCTCGGTGTAtgcagaaaacaaacacacaaacacagtccacATTTCTGCTTTGATATTTGCTTTGGAGTCATCTCTTTGTCACGCTCCCCCTCCCGGCAGGTGCCAGGTGTGTCAGAGAACCGCCCGTCGGTGCTGAGGGGGGACGCCCTGCTAGTCACCAAGACAGCCGAAGCATCGCGAGGCTCAGCAGGCCTGGTGAAGTACAAAGGGTTTGTCTACAGAGTGGAACTGGAGAAGGTCCAGCTGAACTTCAATAAGAAGTAAGAACCAGTCAGCTAGACCTAATGACAAGGAATACAGTACGGTCTAAATTACTCGATTTAATCAATTATTATAAATCTAGTTTTTCTAAGTTTCTAACTTCTAGTGTTTTTACGGCTATATGCAACAtggtgttgatgttcagccAAAAAACGGATTGAAGTTTAATTCAGTTGTGGGGCTGTGTATGTCTTTAGGCTGTTGGCAAGCTTCATAGATGGGATGCAGTTCAACGTTGAGTTTACAGTTAACCGCCTTACAACTCgcctccagcagagggcagcagagatGGTCTCCCAATACAAGCTGGGGAAGGTGCTGTTTCCTTCTGAGGAAGACTCTGTTCCCATGCCCGACCTCCCTGATCTCAGGTCAGTTCCTGAGCTCCTCTACGAAAGTTGGGTGTGATACCCCGGAAAGAACCCCTTCACCAGTTCTGCTGTCCTCAAGTTGCGGTTATGGCAACCAAAACAGTAAAATCCCCTCGAGTTTCATAGTGGTTTCATGTGTCCTTATATGGATCAACATAAaagaaagagctggaaaaaAGGGGCTTTCAGATGCAGTCGATGTGCTTCCTTGAGCCAGGCCTAATTATGGCTTTTACACCCAGATACTGTTACAATCTACGTTAAACTCCACCCTCGTCTTTCATAATGTCTGCCCAGGCTCTACGACGTTAAGCTGGAGAAGAACCCAGAACAGCACAGAGCTATTCAGAACATTGTGGCTGGCTCATCCAGACCTGCTCCTTACCTGGTGTTTGGCCCACCTGGAACAGGTAAGATGTATATGAAAGGTTATCGTAATTTCTTATGCTTTAGACCGTATATTTAAAGGTATTAAATGATCCTCCAATGAATGCTAacaatcaagtgtgtgtgtgtgtaactcccaGGAAAAACAGTGACTGTGGTTGAAGCTATTAAACAGTTGGTGAAGACGAACAGCTTCAACCACATCCTGGCCTGTGCTCCGTCCAATAGTGCGGCAGATCTGCTGTGTAAGAGGATTGTCGAACACGTTGACAAGCGGCTGGTGTTGCGCATGTACGCCAGCAGCCGCAACCCCTGGGACGTGCCTGCGGAACTGCTGGTCAGTGCCTGTCTCTAATCTAAAATTCCATTGGTCTGTAATCTGAGTCCTTATTGGATGTTGTTAGTTGCCTCTCACagaagtcgtgtgtgtgtgtgtgtgtgtgtgtttgtaaacagaCATGCTGTAACCTGGATGAGGACAAGGAGACCTTTGTGTTTCCCTCGAGGGAGGATCTTATGGAGTACAAGATAATGGTCACCACCCTGCTGACTGCTGGAAGGTAGACTCAGGCTAACTGCTAATGACATATTAATGAAGCATTTCCCTAGCCACCAATGCTAACTGATGTTCGTTACCTATGCCTATATCAAATCAAATTGCATTAGctgtttttacaagcaatgtcacagagggctttacatacacccatagaacagCCCCTCATATATTTCCTTAGCCTGAATGCCaacggtgtgtgtttgcatctttCAGGTTAGTGACTGGAGGAGTGCCCCAGGGTCACTACAGTCATGTGTTTGTAGATGAGGCAGGACATGCAGTGGAGACAGAGTGCATTATTCCCCTGGCAGGTAAGATAGAAGGAAAAATGCcttactttatttataagttAGAAGTAACGATGATGGTTTTAGAATCATCTATCTTTTAGCAAGCTCTGTGACTCTTgggtatcttgtgtgtgtgtgtgtgtgtgttctacatgTAATGCAGGCCTGCTCCAGCCTGGGTCAGGTCAGGTGGTGCTGGCTGGTGATCCCAAGCAGTTAGGACCCATCCTGAGATCTCCTCTGGCCATCAAGCATGGGATGGGTAAGGAGTACCACCACCTTACAGCATGACACATAATATTACCCAGTTTGACAGTTGTTTGTGATAAACATCAACTTTTCTGTCAAGCACAGTTTAGTCAGGCAGCTGCAGACTCACTGGTGTTGACCTCGTTCTACCGGCAGGGCTGTCTCTGTTGGAGAGGCTGATGAAGGATGTGTCTCTGTACCAgaagggcaagggaggggcCTACAACGACCGCTATGTTACCAAACTACTGCGCAACTACAGGTATGTGCGCTGTAGcacttacatacagtacatacagttcatgtatgaatatgtgtgtgtaaccgaGTTGAATTAATTACATTTAATTAAACACCTTCAGGGTTTgtcgcagaaaatgtgttaaggTGGTATGGTGAGGTTTTCTGACggaccaggggagggggggtggggtggggggggtgggggggggggtcggttctgcagagaagggagacagcCGTTGGAATGAAAGGGAGTAAACTGGATagagtaacacggcggatatcgctcattaaaaaaacaaaacaacatagttgaggcggcaggcgtgtgttgcttagacGGCCACCTTAACTgtaaagtgctgcgggaaaccctgaccTTCCACCCGGGCCATCAAATTGCTATTGCTACTGATATTTTTGGTGGCGTAGCTTGCTAAAGCTGTGTTTATGAAAGGGGGTCATGTGTGCGAGACAGAGTTCAATCCGCGATGTGGTCAAGGCAGGGGGGAAGCTAAACTGGCGAGCGATGATGCATTCATACGTCCTCCTACCCTAATCTTCTTCAACCCTGTCTCCCAGGTCTCATCCTGCCATCTTAAAGATTCCCAACGAGCTCTTCTACGATGGAGAGCTCCAGGTGTTCGCCGACGAGATTGTTCGCAACTCCTACTGCAACTGGGAACATCTGCAGAAGCAGGTTGGTCACAtcccatacatacatacatacacacgcacacacgcacacacatacgcacgcacacacacacatacacacgcacacacatacacacgcacacacatacacacgcacacacgtacacacgtacacacgcacacacatacacacatacacacgtacacacatacacacgtacacactcacacacgtacacacgcacacacatacacacatacgcacaccattaacctttctttctctcatctctttccCAGGATTTCCCAATAATCTTCCGTGGGGTAACCGGTCGTGATGAGCGTGAGGCTAACAGCCCCTCCTTCTTCAACGTGGCAGAAGTAGAGATCCTGATGGAATACTTGAAGAAGCTCTTCCAGACCCAGGGCAAGAAAGGCCTGGCAAAAATCAGCCCCAAGGAAATCGGAATTATTGCCCCATACAGGAAACAGGTGAAAACTATGCACAGCAGCACAATCTCTTGACTTCTGTTCGTATGTATATATTTCTCAGACATTGTCTTTTTCATCAAATGTGTACCTAGGCTTGTGTTCACAGATGCAAACCTATTTATGTCTaatgatgtttgtgtatgtcctATAGGTGGAAAAGGTCCGCAAGGCCATCAAGATAGTGGAGAAGGAGCTTAAGCTGAACATGAAAGACTTGAAGGTTTTGAGAACGTTTTTAGCCAACAATTTTTCATTGAAAGCTAATTGCCATCAATGAAAc
This genomic window contains:
- the LOC136946354 gene encoding putative helicase mov-10-B.2 is translated as MSGRTIQARRQVGLEFIEFLEETNRRSITDKHELRDIYNSEFRNRAPGLKDPNFSGILYALRLSRKAKIYDGQVHFNPMVNPLKILVLNDIRSQCPSHGPTNEVPVNNHVSPDRGEAPELVSGVRARRELAHRLIQNLNANRAMYISDKGGVTITSDHNVEEGRIRISVDGVTEVYVVRLFVENKGSGPVHFTYYSALHWMNCFILEDEHKVTRANPLQLLPGVRYEIQVKFKPRMVGFYPATLAFEFKTDLLPSSAAFHIVRFLEAQRVTSLARELAPTAPYRRRPITASNSQYFTVEDGEPPESTAKLRLVSLVSLKDYKVPAYVRELIQFDRGKLSSFSYRSEIRSAQAVLEGALSRENYSHKFQVLLYLEELQMEVDIKKYNMEDQPMHFLPTNKRFLVLDVPGVSENRPSVLRGDALLVTKTAEASRGSAGLVKYKGFVYRVELEKVQLNFNKKLLASFIDGMQFNVEFTVNRLTTRLQQRAAEMVSQYKLGKVLFPSEEDSVPMPDLPDLRLYDVKLEKNPEQHRAIQNIVAGSSRPAPYLVFGPPGTGKTVTVVEAIKQLVKTNSFNHILACAPSNSAADLLCKRIVEHVDKRLVLRMYASSRNPWDVPAELLTCCNLDEDKETFVFPSREDLMEYKIMVTTLLTAGRLVTGGVPQGHYSHVFVDEAGHAVETECIIPLAGLLQPGSGQVVLAGDPKQLGPILRSPLAIKHGMGLSLLERLMKDVSLYQKGKGGAYNDRYVTKLLRNYRSHPAILKIPNELFYDGELQVFADEIVRNSYCNWEHLQKQDFPIIFRGVTGRDEREANSPSFFNVAEVEILMEYLKKLFQTQGKKGLAKISPKEIGIIAPYRKQVEKVRKAIKIVEKELKLNMKDLKVGSVEEFQGQERKVILVSTVRSSHKYVKLDQKFSLGFVKNEKRFNVATTRAKALLVVVGNPIVLRGDPIWGRFIQHCEDQGSAAAFYCHAMEEEEEVLVERLAALYLQAEPQVDTEESVTQQLLDPEWRNEV